In Wenzhouxiangella sp. XN24, the DNA window CTGGCTGTGGCTGGCGGCGGGGCTCGCGGCCTGCTGGCTGGTGGGCCGGTTGTGAGCGGGCCGTTGCCGGGCCAGCGGCGGATCGCCGTCGGCGTGGAATACGACGGTGCCGGGCTGTTCGGCTGGCAGGTACAGAAGGACGGGCCGAGCGTGCAGGCGGCGCTGGAGACCGCGTTGTCCGCGGTGGCCGACGAAGCCGTGCGGGTGGTCGGCGCCGGGCGCACGGACACCGGCGTCCACTCGACGGGCCAGGTGGCCCATTTCGACACCGCCGCCCGGCGCCGCCCCCGTGCCTGGCTGCTGGGGGCGAACAGCGCATTGCCGCCCGGCATCGCGTTGCGCTGGGCGGGCGAGGCACCGGACGGCTTTCACGCCCGCTTCTCCGCCGTGGCCCGCAGTTACAGCTACCTGTTGCTCAACCGGGAGGCGCGTCCGGCGCTGTGGCGCGATCGCGCCTGGTGGGTCCGCCGCCGCCTGGATGCCGAACGCATGCACGCCGCCGGCCAGGTCCTCGTCGGGCGGCACGATTTCTCCGCGCTGCGGGCCTCCGAGTGCCAGTCCCGGACGCCGGAGCGCTGCATCCACAGCCTGGAGGTGACGCGGCACGGTGACTTCCTGCGCCTTGACGTGACGGCCAACGCGTTCTTACATCACATGGTGCGCAACATCGTCGGCACGCTGGCCGCGGTGGGCCGCGGGGATCGCCCGCCGGACTGGGTGGCGGAGGTGCTGGCCGGCCGGGATCGACGCCTCGCGGGTGCCACGGCCCCGGCCGCGGGCCTGTATCTCGTGCATGTCGATTATGGCGGCCTGCTGCCGACGCCGCCGGCCGAGCGTCCCGGGCCGCTGAGTTGAGCGCTTTCGTTTATCATCGGCCCGGGTCGTCGCTGCGATGCGGCGGGCGCCGCGCCGCAGCAAGCCGCACGCCGAGTCGCGAGGGGAAGGCATGAACTGGTTCGACAAACTGATGCCGTCACGGATCAAGACCCAGGGCGGTACGCAGGGCCGCAGCCGCTCCGTGCCGGAGGGCCTGTGGACGAAGTGCCCGGCCTGCGACGCGGTGCTGTACCGCGCCGAAGTCGAGCGCGCCCTGTCCGTCTGTCCCAAGTGCAGCCACCACATGCGGATCAACGCGCGCGCCCGGCTGAAAATGTTCCTCGATCCGGGTACGGGACGGGAAATCGGCCAGTCGTTGCAGCCGGAGGATCCGCTGAAGTTTCGCGACAGCAAGCGCTACCGGGACCGGCTCACCCAGGCCCAGAAGACGACGGGCGAGCAGGACGCCATGGTGGCGATGACCGGCCAGCTGCTCGGTTTGCGCCTGGCGGTCTGCGCCTTCGATTTCCAGTTCATGGGCGGCTCGATGGGCTCCGTGGTCGGGGAGCGGTTCCGCCGGGCCGTCGACGCGGCCTGCGAGCAGCGCATGCCGCTGGTGTGCTTCTCCGCGAGCGGCGGGGCGCGCATGCAGGAAGGACTCTATTCGCTGCTGCAGATGAGCAAGACCGCCGCCGCGTTGCGACGCCTGGCCGATGCCGGGATGCCCTACGTGTCGGTCATGACGGACCCGACCACCGGGGGCGTGTCCGCCAGCCTCGCCATGCTGGGCGACATCAACATCGCCGAGCCGAAAGCGCTGATCGGTTTCGCCGGACCGCGCGTCATCCAGCAGACGGTCGGCGAGACGCTGCCCGAGGGTTTCCAGCGCAGCGAATTTCTCATTCGTCACGGCGCGCTCGACATGATCGTCGATCGGCGGGAGATGCGCGCCACCATCGGCGCGTTGTTGTCGATGCTCACCCATCGCCCGCTGCAACAGGCCGGCTGAGGGCCGCTTGGCAGCCCGCGACCTCGCCGCCTGGCTGGAGTGGCAGGAGCGGCTGCATCCGACCGAGATCGAGCTGGGCCTCGAGCGGGTCCGGGCCGTGCTCGAGTCGATGGACCTGGCGCAACCCCCCTTTCGCGTGGCGACGGTCGGCGGCACCAACGGCAAGGGCAGCTGTGTCGCCGTGCTCGAGGCGCTCGGGCTGGAGGCCGGCTGGGCCACCGGCGCCTACACCTCGCCGCACCTGCGCCGCTACAACGAGCGGGTGCGGATCGGCGGCGTTGACGCCACCGACGCCGAGCTGGTGGCGGCCTTCGAGGCCGTGGAGGCCGGGCGCGGGCGGACCAGCCTGAGCTATTTCGAGTTCGGCACGGTGGCTGCGCTGGAGATCTTCCGCCGGCGCGGCGTCGAGTGGGCCGTGCTGGAGATCGGGCTGGGCGGACGGCTCGATGCGGTCAACGCCGTGGACCCCGAGGTCGCGGTGGTGACGTCGATCGGGCTCGACCACGTCGAGTGGCTCGGTCCGGACCGCGAGAGCATCGGTCGCGAGAAGGGCGGCATCTTCAGGCGCGGCCGGCCGGCGGTGATCGGCGATCGTGATCCGCCCGCCACCCTGCTGGCGGCGGCCGGTGAGGACGCGCTGCGGATCGGCAGGGATTTCGACTGGCGCACTGACGGCGATCGCTGGCACTGGCGCGGCCCGAACGGCCGCAGCTATACCGGGTTGCCGCGCGGGCCGCTGGCCGCGCCGGTGCTGCTCGACAACGCCGCCTGCGCCATCGCCGCCTTCGATGCGCTCGATGCCGTGGCGGACGACGAGACGCTGCCGGCGCGCGCGCTGGCGCGGATGCGCCTGGCCGGCCG includes these proteins:
- the accD gene encoding acetyl-CoA carboxylase, carboxyltransferase subunit beta codes for the protein MNWFDKLMPSRIKTQGGTQGRSRSVPEGLWTKCPACDAVLYRAEVERALSVCPKCSHHMRINARARLKMFLDPGTGREIGQSLQPEDPLKFRDSKRYRDRLTQAQKTTGEQDAMVAMTGQLLGLRLAVCAFDFQFMGGSMGSVVGERFRRAVDAACEQRMPLVCFSASGGARMQEGLYSLLQMSKTAAALRRLADAGMPYVSVMTDPTTGGVSASLAMLGDINIAEPKALIGFAGPRVIQQTVGETLPEGFQRSEFLIRHGALDMIVDRREMRATIGALLSMLTHRPLQQAG
- the folC gene encoding bifunctional tetrahydrofolate synthase/dihydrofolate synthase, which codes for MAARDLAAWLEWQERLHPTEIELGLERVRAVLESMDLAQPPFRVATVGGTNGKGSCVAVLEALGLEAGWATGAYTSPHLRRYNERVRIGGVDATDAELVAAFEAVEAGRGRTSLSYFEFGTVAALEIFRRRGVEWAVLEIGLGGRLDAVNAVDPEVAVVTSIGLDHVEWLGPDRESIGREKGGIFRRGRPAVIGDRDPPATLLAAAGEDALRIGRDFDWRTDGDRWHWRGPNGRSYTGLPRGPLAAPVLLDNAACAIAAFDALDAVADDETLPARALARMRLAGRLQRIDGPVTWWLDVAHNPDGAAVLAAALRAAPCRGRTIAVFGLLGDKDAPGVAAALDGCVDHWVLASLPGPRGRSAGMLADVVVAHLCGSIETASSVAAACASAAAAARPGDRVVACGSFHVVGPTLDWLEVYFAP
- the truA gene encoding tRNA pseudouridine(38-40) synthase TruA; this translates as MSGPLPGQRRIAVGVEYDGAGLFGWQVQKDGPSVQAALETALSAVADEAVRVVGAGRTDTGVHSTGQVAHFDTAARRRPRAWLLGANSALPPGIALRWAGEAPDGFHARFSAVARSYSYLLLNREARPALWRDRAWWVRRRLDAERMHAAGQVLVGRHDFSALRASECQSRTPERCIHSLEVTRHGDFLRLDVTANAFLHHMVRNIVGTLAAVGRGDRPPDWVAEVLAGRDRRLAGATAPAAGLYLVHVDYGGLLPTPPAERPGPLS